The following coding sequences lie in one Pseudomonas monsensis genomic window:
- a CDS encoding ATPase domain-containing protein gives MSTSNALISAKAATGIEGLDDILAGGLSRGHVFLLEGEPGTGKTTVALHFLLAGASAGERCLYITLSETERELRQGALSHGWELNENIEIFELTPPESLLNAEHQQSLLYSSDLELGEATKQIFEVVERFKPTRVVLDSLSEIRLLAQSSLRYRRQILAIKHYFVRYDATVLLLDDLTTESLDKTVHSVAHGVIRLEELTPNYGAERRRIRVIKYRGQKYRGGFHDFTIMGDGVHVFPRLVAAEHRSEYPRLQLTSGIKEMDSLLGGGVEAGSSTLILGPAGTGKSLISMIFAAAAVGRGEKAALFIFDEELGLLFERMRNIGIDLKALQATGNLLIEQVDAAELSPGEFSHRVRRCVDERDIKTVVIDSINGYQAAMPEENALVLHMHELLLYLNRKGAATFMTVAQHGLVGDMQAPVDITYLADTVILLRYFEAIGKVRRAISIIKKRTGSHESTIREYRISSQGMTIGEPLDAFQGVLRGVPTYLGASNPLLQEEIL, from the coding sequence AAGCCGCTACCGGCATCGAGGGTCTGGATGACATCCTGGCCGGTGGCCTGTCTCGCGGACATGTGTTTTTGCTTGAAGGTGAACCCGGAACCGGCAAAACCACCGTCGCTTTGCATTTCCTCCTGGCCGGCGCCAGCGCTGGCGAACGCTGTTTGTACATCACGCTGTCGGAAACCGAGCGTGAGCTGCGCCAGGGTGCGCTGTCCCACGGCTGGGAGCTCAATGAGAACATCGAAATCTTCGAGCTGACGCCGCCGGAAAGCCTGCTCAATGCCGAGCATCAACAGAGTCTGCTGTACTCCTCCGACCTGGAACTGGGCGAAGCGACCAAGCAGATTTTCGAAGTAGTCGAGCGCTTCAAACCGACTCGCGTGGTGCTCGACAGTCTGTCGGAAATTCGCCTGCTGGCGCAAAGCTCCTTGCGCTACCGCCGACAGATTCTGGCGATCAAGCACTACTTCGTGCGCTACGACGCCACCGTTCTGCTGCTCGACGACCTGACCACCGAATCCCTCGACAAAACCGTGCACAGCGTGGCCCACGGTGTGATTCGCCTTGAAGAATTGACACCCAACTACGGCGCCGAACGTCGACGCATACGGGTGATCAAGTATCGCGGGCAAAAATACCGTGGGGGCTTCCATGACTTCACCATCATGGGCGACGGCGTGCATGTCTTCCCGCGCCTGGTGGCCGCTGAACATCGAAGTGAGTACCCGCGCCTGCAATTGACCAGCGGCATCAAGGAGATGGATTCCTTGCTCGGTGGTGGTGTCGAAGCCGGCTCCAGCACCTTGATCCTCGGCCCGGCCGGTACCGGTAAATCGCTGATCTCGATGATCTTCGCCGCAGCGGCCGTGGGCCGGGGCGAGAAAGCAGCCCTGTTCATTTTTGATGAAGAGCTGGGCCTGCTGTTCGAGCGCATGCGCAATATCGGCATCGACCTCAAGGCCCTGCAGGCCACCGGTAATCTGCTGATCGAGCAAGTCGATGCCGCCGAGCTGTCGCCGGGCGAGTTTTCGCACCGGGTGCGGCGTTGCGTCGATGAGCGCGACATCAAAACCGTGGTGATTGACAGTATCAACGGCTATCAGGCCGCCATGCCCGAAGAGAACGCGCTGGTGCTGCACATGCACGAGTTGCTGCTGTACCTGAACCGCAAGGGTGCAGCGACCTTCATGACTGTTGCCCAGCATGGCCTGGTGGGCGACATGCAGGCTCCGGTCGACATCACTTACCTGGCCGACACGGTGATCCTGCTGCGCTACTTCGAAGCCATCGGCAAAGTCCGCCGGGCGATTTCCATCATCAAGAAACGTACCGGCAGCCATGAGTCGACCATCCGCGAATACCGGATTTCCTCTCAGGGCATGACCATCGGCGAACCGCTTGATGCCTTCCAGGGCGTGCTGCGCGGAGTGCCCACCTATCTTGGCGCGAGCAACCCGCTGCTGCAGGAAGAAATATTGTGA